Proteins encoded together in one Marispirochaeta sp. window:
- a CDS encoding FAD-dependent oxidoreductase has translation MKKIVCKRTAFVMAFLVSVVLIASCSQGREAGEAASLGNPNITADVVVVGAGGAGLTAAIQASQLGLDVILLEKNSYPGGTTIMTEGMFAVGSHYQKEAGVDIDQVDLLRRVQEYNHWLSNSIILQKFFKASAGTIDWLEDLGVEFTEVSFMGDSVQTWHLFEGMGEGYINSMHKAALAAGVNLMLETPGKELVMEDGRVKGLIAENKDGENISIEAPVVILATGGYSDNPEMMEEHVGVTPENSIQIGMPGRTGDGIKMGLSAGADTFYLGTAVFYGGNLKGIPYGNHLYTASAFQPTMVWVNQDGKRFADESIAGLNFSFSGNAIKNQRRVFSILNKASLDYFVEEGCILGTGGYTLTGTRLTELYDQIDEQLAKGNEGIQIADTLDELSSRIDVDAETLKATMAAYNTYCEKGADEGFGKKAEYLQGMTSGPWYSFELAVGYFTTVGGLKVNEHAQVLTEEDTAIPGLYATGTDAGGLYGDSYDVVICAGSCQGWAVNSGRFAAQDAVKYLGK, from the coding sequence ATGAAGAAGATCGTATGCAAAAGGACCGCCTTCGTAATGGCGTTTCTTGTCAGTGTTGTGCTGATAGCTTCGTGCTCTCAGGGGCGGGAGGCTGGAGAAGCTGCAAGCCTTGGTAACCCGAATATCACAGCCGATGTGGTTGTTGTCGGAGCCGGCGGCGCCGGACTCACTGCAGCTATTCAGGCCTCTCAGCTCGGTCTTGATGTTATCCTCTTGGAAAAGAACAGCTATCCCGGCGGAACAACCATCATGACCGAGGGCATGTTCGCTGTTGGTTCCCACTACCAGAAGGAAGCAGGGGTCGATATTGACCAGGTCGATCTGTTGCGCAGGGTACAGGAGTATAACCATTGGCTTTCCAACAGCATTATTCTGCAAAAGTTTTTTAAAGCATCAGCTGGAACCATCGATTGGCTGGAAGACCTGGGTGTTGAGTTTACGGAAGTCTCCTTTATGGGGGATTCTGTCCAGACATGGCATCTCTTTGAAGGAATGGGCGAGGGATACATCAATTCCATGCATAAAGCTGCTCTCGCTGCCGGTGTAAACCTTATGCTGGAAACCCCCGGTAAAGAGCTTGTCATGGAAGACGGCAGGGTAAAAGGCCTTATTGCAGAGAATAAGGATGGCGAGAATATCAGCATCGAAGCTCCTGTTGTTATTCTTGCCACCGGCGGTTATTCAGATAATCCTGAGATGATGGAAGAGCATGTCGGTGTTACCCCGGAAAACAGCATACAAATCGGTATGCCCGGAAGAACCGGAGACGGAATCAAGATGGGACTCAGCGCCGGTGCCGACACCTTCTATCTTGGAACTGCCGTGTTCTACGGAGGGAACCTCAAAGGCATACCCTACGGAAACCATCTCTATACCGCCTCTGCTTTTCAGCCCACCATGGTATGGGTAAACCAGGATGGAAAACGTTTTGCCGACGAAAGTATTGCCGGTCTGAACTTCTCCTTTTCCGGTAATGCCATCAAAAACCAGCGAAGGGTTTTCAGTATCCTGAATAAGGCAAGTCTCGACTACTTTGTGGAGGAAGGCTGTATTCTTGGTACCGGGGGGTATACCTTGACCGGAACCAGGTTAACCGAGCTCTATGATCAGATCGATGAACAGCTTGCGAAAGGAAACGAGGGAATACAGATTGCCGATACTCTGGATGAACTCTCCTCCAGAATCGATGTGGATGCGGAAACCCTCAAAGCGACCATGGCGGCCTACAACACTTACTGCGAAAAGGGTGCAGATGAAGGTTTCGGCAAGAAGGCTGAATATCTGCAGGGCATGACATCCGGTCCCTGGTACTCTTTCGAGCTGGCTGTAGGATACTTTACCACTGTCGGCGGGCTTAAGGTTAACGAGCATGCTCAGGTGCTGACAGAGGAAGATACGGCCATTCCCGGTCTCTATGCTACCGGAACCGATGCCGGCGGTCTCTATGGCGACTCCTACGATGTAGTTATCTGTGCCGGTTCCTGTCAGGGCTGGGCGGTTAATTCCGGACGCTTCGCCGCTCAGGATGCGGTGAAATATTTGGGCAAATAG
- a CDS encoding DUF4411 family protein gives MIDANTLITTWDISYPPSVFSTLWEQLSIRYDQLVLLKPIFDEIDPADAGVHQLSPSEYAIRYPLRYWVERSGLIIETVTDEINIESLKLERKYEISNISKGASQIDITLIAYAKITGLTVTTLEAQQPQRPGSSSKYKIPLICQDEGVSCINFVELLQRLHICI, from the coding sequence TTGATAGACGCGAACACCTTGATAACCACATGGGATATTTCTTACCCACCCTCGGTGTTTTCCACACTTTGGGAACAACTATCAATTAGGTATGATCAGCTTGTTTTGTTGAAGCCTATATTTGATGAAATTGATCCAGCAGATGCCGGTGTACACCAATTATCACCATCGGAATATGCAATTCGGTACCCGCTTCGCTATTGGGTAGAAAGATCAGGTTTGATCATTGAAACAGTTACAGATGAAATAAATATAGAATCCTTAAAGCTGGAACGGAAATATGAGATCAGTAATATTTCGAAGGGCGCAAGCCAAATTGATATAACTTTAATCGCTTATGCGAAGATTACAGGGTTGACAGTTACGACCCTTGAGGCGCAACAACCACAGCGTCCGGGGTCGAGTTCTAAATATAAAATTCCACTTATTTGTCAAGATGAGGGTGTCTCATGCATCAATTTTGTGGAATTGCTCCAAAGGCTACACATTTGCATCTAA
- a CDS encoding mandelate racemase/muconate lactonizing enzyme family protein: protein MHITKVEAFPIAFPLDVPARDATGVWDSWNTVIVKITASDGTSGYGEIGPIHGGGIPIFTAMVDHKLKHIIMGEDPFNREGLYEKMLGRGTGAYALGQKGAIVTAVAGIDIALWDLTGKILKTPVCNLLGGRAYDKLPAYASGFFGKEGRALTPAECGDEAKSYADQGFKGVKMKVGFGRREDLENLEAVRKALGPDLGIMIDANQSYTCHEVLKIADELAAFDLTFLEEPLPINDLDGMAALVQNVATPIAAGENYYTRYEFRDVIAKRAVNIIQPDIIHAGGITETKKIASMASAANIPLAPHIHATVGVPASIHLLASCENSIAAEYITSGGSYKLRRELYGDCCIAKEGYVPVPEEPGLGMRINEEIFEKYRPKGM, encoded by the coding sequence ATGCACATAACCAAGGTAGAAGCTTTCCCCATCGCCTTTCCCCTGGATGTTCCCGCCCGGGACGCCACCGGCGTATGGGACAGCTGGAACACAGTAATCGTAAAAATAACTGCATCCGACGGAACTTCAGGCTACGGAGAGATCGGCCCCATCCACGGCGGTGGTATCCCGATTTTCACGGCCATGGTGGACCATAAGCTCAAGCACATCATCATGGGGGAGGACCCCTTTAACCGTGAAGGCCTCTACGAAAAGATGCTCGGCCGCGGTACCGGCGCCTACGCCCTGGGGCAGAAGGGCGCGATTGTAACCGCGGTAGCCGGAATCGATATAGCCCTCTGGGATCTGACAGGGAAGATCCTCAAAACCCCGGTCTGCAACCTTCTGGGCGGCAGAGCATATGACAAGTTACCAGCCTACGCCTCCGGATTCTTCGGTAAGGAGGGACGAGCCCTCACACCCGCGGAATGCGGGGACGAGGCAAAGAGCTACGCTGACCAGGGATTCAAGGGAGTCAAGATGAAGGTCGGCTTCGGCAGGCGTGAGGACCTGGAGAACCTGGAAGCTGTCCGCAAAGCCCTGGGTCCCGACCTGGGGATTATGATAGACGCCAATCAGAGCTACACCTGCCACGAGGTGCTCAAGATTGCCGACGAACTGGCGGCTTTTGACCTTACATTTCTGGAGGAACCCCTGCCTATCAACGACCTGGACGGCATGGCGGCCCTGGTGCAGAACGTAGCAACCCCCATCGCGGCGGGAGAAAACTACTATACCCGCTACGAGTTCCGGGATGTAATCGCCAAACGGGCGGTAAATATCATTCAGCCCGATATAATCCACGCAGGCGGTATAACTGAGACCAAGAAGATCGCCTCCATGGCCAGCGCGGCAAATATTCCCCTGGCACCCCATATTCACGCCACCGTGGGCGTTCCGGCGAGCATTCATCTGCTGGCATCCTGCGAAAACTCTATTGCAGCGGAATACATTACATCCGGCGGTTCCTACAAGCTGCGGCGGGAACTCTACGGCGACTGCTGTATAGCCAAAGAGGGCTATGTTCCGGTCCCGGAAGAACCGGGCCTTGGGATGCGGATAAACGAGGAGATTTTTGAGAAATACAGACCGAAAGGTATGTGA
- a CDS encoding LysR family transcriptional regulator, whose product MDIHRMKCFLRLAEELHFSRAAEKECMAQSTMSQQIHNLEDELDARLFIRNNRSVQLTPAGEYLKQEFSRLLENYEAAKHEVRRIAGQAKNMLSIGYHGPFNWMFFQSIFQKFKSTYPEIELSLMMENWGDIPAKLMSEEIDVGFLEVAEVEENKQIESCYLYRDYTCFALHKSHPLAGKQILREKDVKNEHIVMVDTSIGRKSMELCHKRLIQSGIDIRKGTLMKKFESCMAMASTGVAIVPMPRSFKQENQNEIVYIDYDSTETYVDICMAWLKENTNSTIAAFIEYIKNNL is encoded by the coding sequence ATGGATATTCACCGAATGAAGTGCTTTCTGAGATTAGCGGAAGAGCTTCATTTTTCCCGGGCAGCAGAGAAAGAATGCATGGCTCAATCCACCATGAGCCAGCAGATACATAATCTTGAAGATGAGCTGGATGCCCGGCTGTTTATCAGAAACAACCGGAGCGTGCAGCTTACTCCCGCGGGGGAATACCTAAAGCAGGAGTTTTCCAGGCTCCTTGAAAATTATGAGGCAGCCAAACACGAAGTCCGCCGTATCGCCGGGCAGGCAAAAAACATGCTTTCCATAGGATATCACGGTCCCTTTAACTGGATGTTCTTTCAGTCCATTTTTCAGAAATTCAAATCAACCTATCCTGAGATTGAACTGTCGCTTATGATGGAGAACTGGGGAGATATTCCGGCCAAACTGATGTCCGAGGAGATCGATGTGGGATTCCTCGAAGTCGCTGAGGTGGAGGAGAATAAACAGATAGAAAGTTGTTATCTCTATCGGGACTATACCTGTTTTGCACTGCATAAGTCTCATCCTCTGGCCGGTAAACAGATTCTACGGGAAAAAGATGTGAAAAACGAGCATATTGTAATGGTCGATACATCAATCGGGCGAAAGAGCATGGAGTTATGTCATAAGCGTCTGATTCAAAGCGGTATCGACATCCGCAAGGGGACATTAATGAAAAAGTTCGAGAGCTGCATGGCAATGGCCTCCACCGGGGTAGCGATAGTACCAATGCCGCGCTCTTTTAAGCAGGAGAATCAGAATGAGATTGTCTATATCGACTATGACAGTACCGAAACCTATGTGGATATCTGCATGGCGTGGCTGAAGGAGAATACGAATTCAACTATCGCGGCATTTATCGAATATATAAAAAACAATCTATAG